A window of Sebastes umbrosus isolate fSebUmb1 chromosome 6, fSebUmb1.pri, whole genome shotgun sequence genomic DNA:
CCAGCTGCACTACTTCAACTCAGACTTCCTGACTCTCACTGACCTCGACAACGTACCTGTCAGACAGGCTTCCAGGTGAGACGCCAAGGGAAAAAATGTCCTTTTCAAATAACGACTGTCCAGTTACAATATTGCTAAATATATCTAGCAAGTAGACATAAGATCATTTATATTACAAGTGAGCTGCCAAATAGAGAGTTTAGTTAGTTACATCTGGTCATCATTAAACAGCCAAAGTGCCATTCTTTCTTGGTtgttaaaacaaacacttaCTGTTGTTTGTGTATGTACATTATATAAGTTGTGGTTGACGGCTAAACATGTTGTATATCTCTGTATGCCTCTGTTCTTCTGTTCCATCCGTCTCTCCACCCAGAGAAGAAGAGCTCAAGAGTTCAGTCAATGTGATATCTGAGACGTAAGAGCAGCGTTTAAACCTCCATTAATGTTTTGTTGCATTCACATTTCAGATGATCCATCACAATTAACAATATTTAGATATAATAATCAGTGTTTAATCAGTGAGCTGTTGGTGTAAATGTATATTGCCTGTGAATCTTATAGGGAGAACAATAAGTCCTTTTAGGTTGTTTTAAAATAGTTAAACATTGAGTTAATTAGAGATGTGATGGTGAAATGAATATGGACTTTTTCTCAGTGttcatcacagtaacagaaatATCAGTAACATTCACTGTAGCGTCTCTTTAATTTAATTCCcagcattaaagaaaacattgaaAAGTTCCAGAAAAGGTAAGGCTGTTGTTCCACTCTTGATTCTTGTTGCTTAGTCTATCGGATCAATATTTGTgtctacagtacatactgtattatactgcACTTATTTGGTATataattcatattcatatatactGTGCGTGTTTTGGGGGGAGGtatcaaaaaaaaatcattcccTGTGACAACCAACCAACACAAGTTTGTAAGTTTGTTTTTCCTataattgtgtaaatatttaagATATGTTCTGTTGTCCTGCAGACTTGTCAAGGAGCAAATGGGTTCTGGGAAAAGTCAGGAGACTCTGAACAGCGTCGGACTACAATCCTCCTCGGAGAAAGGAGCTGAGGAGCTCGAGGAGACACCAGAGGAGGGTAACTAAAAAAAGGCTCTTCAGCCTCCATTTGTTGGGGCAATTAGGAGTGGGACCAATTAAACAATGGACTCTCTTACAATGATATGTTTTTCATACACTGGCACCAAGTAGCGCATCTTTGTGATTGCCAGATATGAATTTTATGTAGCTCTTATTCTCCTGACATTAATTGCTGTCTGAACTGTATGAGAGATGATGTTCAAATGATGTCTGATGTCCTTCTCTACCCTTGCTACCGTCTCTTCCTCCCAGAAACTCTCCTCAGCAGTCCTGAGGACAAGTGGGTTGTGATTGTCGACCGGTCGAGCATGCTGCTCATTCAGGCTCTGTCGGGACTCCAACGGCTCCAGGAGCAGAGCTGGAGACTGATGGAGCTCCACAGCCTCAAAATCGTGTCCTCTGGCATCATCTGGGTGTCACTGCAAGAGGTGGGATGTTTGACCTGTGCGTAGGGATGTGTGCGTATATACAAATTTTCAGAGATACAAAGAACAATCCCTTGATATTGATTTACTCAGTGTTGGTTTGATGGTTataaaattgtttttgtttctcttcatCTACACCTGTCCTTCATGTCAGAGGCGGAGGTAAAATCAACCAACAAAATGCAGAATCTTTAGCCTTTAATAACGTTTTCACAGGTTTCTCTGATGAACTCGCTCTTCCTGGTTCTGTGGGTGTTTGCCCTCCCGTTCCCACGGTTACGGCCTGCAGCATCCAGCATCTCTGCTGCGTGGGCCTGCGTCATGGTGGTTTGCAAAATGTTTTACCAGCTCAAAGTCATCAAACCCCTCGATTACTCCTCCAACTGCACAGCTGTGAGTATCCATCTAATGGTAACTAATGCTTCTGTTAGCAGGCTTACAGCTGTATCAGCTGTGAATGGGCTTTAACGGTGTTCATATCTCAGGGCCTGGTGCCGTACAACAGCTCGGGCCTGGATGACGGAGCAGAGATGAGGGGGAACATGGTGGAGCTGCTCAGGAGGTCTATTCTCTACATCGACCCTGTCGACCCCGTCTACTGGTGCGGAGCGCTGCGTAAATGTGAGGGCAGAATCCTCCCCTGTCTCAGGGTACGGTGACACACCTGCCAAATTCTAAAAACTTTATAGCTTTGACatttcttcatcttcatcacacaAAGCTGCTTTTGCATTCCATCACATAATATCAAGTACACTCAATGAGGTTTAGGCTCCAACGCACTCGACTATCCATTAACTGTAGACTGTAAAACTGCACATCCTTTTAACCCCCTGCGATCCTGACTAACTTCACTCGTTCAGACGCTGTAGCAGTACATATACGAtgtgaagctagaaaacctatggaatccattggtaacagcCATGTCATGCTTGCTTGTCGGCAAGgcggctaaataatgctacaaagttaggctacattttggcgagagaTAAattgacatggccattttctgtttcaaaggggtcccttgacctctgacctcaagatatctgaacaaatatgggttctatgggtacccacgagtctcccctttacagacatgcccactttatgataatcacatgcagtttggggcaaaaaccattcagtttttaaatgcagtataaatttgttattttctgcatactggggtccctaaacagtcttggaattacataaattgggtatgattGGGAAGCTGAGActtgtggattcaatgagcccaactgtattcatgtgtgatgatgttagtccccatagtaaccatttcattgtagtgagaccatttttttttatacttgaTCTCACTGTCTAAAATTATACATACTAGACGGAAGTCAGAGACACACATTGAGGCTTGAATCGGCCCAGTTCCACCTTTGGATTGTGTCCCAGATCAGCTTTTCTCTAgaaagtgtgtttctgtgttgtaGAACCATCTGATGATACTCGGGCTGCTGGTGTTCGAAGCGATCGTCCATCGGCACCAGCTCTACTTCCGTCTCCATAACGACGTGAGGGCCCCGCCCTTCAGCATCATCTTCCACGGCATCACGAGGCAGCACCTGGATCACGGCATCCTGCCCTGCATCAAGTACTACATCAACTTCTGCTTCTACAAATTTGGACTGGAGGTacttttaagtgtgtgtgtgtgtgtgtgtgtgtgtctgaactgTTTAACGTATTTGGCATTGAAGTTCTTAACATGCACACTTCTTCTCAGATCAGTTTAATCGTGGCGGTCAACGTGATTGGTCAGAGGATGGATTTCTATGCCCTGCTCCATTCCTGCGCCTTATTGGCTGTTCTGTCACGACGACGCAGGAAGGCCATCGGGGAGGTGTGGCCTAAGTACTGCTGCTTTACTGCCGGGCTCATGGTGCTGCAGTACCTGCTCTGCATTGGCATCCCTCCCGCAGTCTGTGCTGGTATGGACGTTTTAATAATTCTTTGAGTTTTTGTAGAAATGAACTGTTGATAAAATTATAAGTCATTTATATCCAGTTCCTGAAAACTTTAACATTTGCTGTTTTATActcctggtgtgtgtgttcctgtaaCCAAGAAACGCGCCTAATTCCCCTTTCTATTTTcatgcgacatttcaaaagtttgattaaaatttgcttgacaattgaatgtaAACACAGCTATTGTATGGTATTCAACTCTATTCTATTTTCTCATCAGATTACCCCTGGAGAACCGCAGCtcaacctttgacctctaatgttATTAAGTGGTTTTACATGCCTGACTTCGCCATGAGACCCAATCCTTTATTCATATTCTGTGAGTTCATCTATACTCTCTTCTCTTTGAACCTATTCCTCCGCTGTaactcctcctgtcctccagattgtgacctcctcctcctctttctcctctctccgctgcaGACGAccacctcctgctgctctgctcgTCTCTGCAGTGGCAGGTGTTTGAGGAGGAGAACCGAGCGGCGGTACGACTGCTGGCTGGAGACAACGTTGAGATTAGCCGTAGTCTGGATCCTTGTTCCTTCAACAAGTTCATACCTGTCGATAACTTCCTCCACTGCAGGTCAGAAAGAACAACCAGGTCtttgtatttagtttttttcatcaTCAACTAGGAGAAGAGTTTTGGTTGTATTTCCATTACAGTATATTTCAGACTTGTCTTGGTCTGAATATCAGTCTGAATTTTTCATGTCTATCTATACTATTAAAAATATGAGTCATTTTATTGatggttgatttattttttctctcctggAAGGGGTGACTCACCTAAATCAGTCTAAATCTATAGACCCGAGATAAGGACAGGAAATAGTCTGAACTTTTATAATCCAGCACTTAGTTCATCTCTTCAAAACAGCTTCCTGCTGCGCAGGTTAAACTGCAGGTGGAGAATATTTTGAGTCCATCACGCtggtttgtggttgttttaaagGACCATTAAGGAGTCGAGTTAGATCGTaattatttatgtgtgtttctAAACCCATGAAAGCTGTTCTGGTAAAGTAAAACTGCTGGATAAGCACTCATGGACGTCTCCCATTTCGTTTATCTCACTTTCTGCCACAAGCCTTCATCAGATTCTCGGATAATGCAAAGACGCTGTGTTGTTTCATTGTCTGATGAAGTTGGTATTTGAGTCAGACAGTTGATTGTATTTTATATGTCAATAGATGTCATCCATCAACATGTACTCAAGGTTAGGGATACCGGATATCGGGTCGATACTAACTCATAACAGCTGAATCTGTATCTTTGACAATGGGGCCcaatatattcaattcaattctatgtttatataccatatacattatatactgggattttaattcctgtttaagttttgaccaacttgttgctgcattaaaaaggtttacaccagaattataattcctgttaattttgaagattttttaccaactGAACGAAGAAAGCAAATtagcttatttcccaaaatgtcaagtACAATTCTGTGATTTTTAGGCAATATTTGAGGGGTTTTTGGTACCTTTTGTAGAGAAGAAGTAGATACAAAAATCTCTGGTTCTCATATGTTTTTCACAGTAATGCATTAAATGACTCTTCTACCTCTCTGTCTGGTCCTCAGGTGCTACCTCGACATGGTGAAGGTGTTTGTTTTCAGCTATTTCTTCTGGCTGGTGCTGTGCCTCATCTTCATCACTGGCACCACGCGGATCAACATCTTCTGCCTGGGCTACCTGGTGGCCTGTTTCTACTTCATGCTGTTTGGAGGCAGCGTGTTGATGCAGCCCGTCAGATACATCCTGCGACTGTGGGACTGGCTCATCGGATACACCTGCTTTGTGATCGCCATGAAGAACCTGCTGTCTGTGAGTTACCACGCCGTGAACAAGTGCAGTAGTTTAGACACCCATCACATAATTTGTTAGCTTTTTTAACAGGCTCTATACTATCAATTAAAGCGCCTTTCTGCCATCCccgtgtgtttttctgtgatcAGCTCGGTTCTTGTGCCTACCTGGAAAGCCTGTTGAAGAACTGCTGCTGGTTGATTCAGGCTTTCAGCATGTTCTGCACCATCAAAGGCTACGACGTCCGTAAGTGTCTTCAACAGACGATGAGAAAGGACATCTTAAATCTCAGTTCATTCTTGTGTTCGTACATTCTTGGTGTTAACATATCTCTTCTGTCCTGTCAGCTGCTCCTGACGCTGAGTGCGAGCTGCCGGAGGGCGAGGCCGGCATCGTCTGGGACGCGATCTGTTTCACCGTCCTCCTGGCACAGAGGAGGGTCTTCCTCAGTTACTACTTCCTCTACGTGGTGTCTGACCTCAAGTCTTCTAAGATATTGGCCTCCAGGTCTGTACTCCACACAAACCTCCTGTTGAGGTCCCTAACatattttaaagcagcagcaaGTGGACTTTACAATCAGGGTGAGGGCGTACAATGACAACGAGGGGTAAATGTTTGAAAAACTTGAATTGGGTTTGATAAATTAAACCCAACCTAGCTTGTCTGTAATCAGTTTATAAAGGGAAACCAAAGGGACGAGATATGCAGCTAGCTTTGGATGAAGCAACACTCACTCACAGCTGTTTAGAGGACGTTTTTGTAGCGCTCTATTTTATGgataattattcatattcattccATAATTATTTCTGAGTTTCCAGGTAAGAAGAATTTAATTGTAAGGAAAATAGTAATTTCCAAGACATGGAAGCTCCATTTATACCCattgtaaatattaattaattgtgaatgtattattggaaactTTATTCTACATTCATGTTTAATTGTCACAGATTTTGTCAGGTTTGGCTGATCTGCCCACTAAAATACTATCCATGTTCTGCTTGCTATTAGTTTGAAATAATTATTTGGAATTTTGCCTATAATTAGTACCTTTCCAGAAAACATCTTGAAAATTAGGAATAGGGCtccaactaacgattattttcattgttgattaatctttAGATCATTTTCCtgatttatcgattagttgtttggtctataaattgttagaaaatggtgaaacatgtctatcagtgtttcccaaagcccaagatgacgtcctcaaaatgtcttgttttgtccacaagtcaaagatattcagtttactgtcatagaggagtaaagacaccagaaaatattcacatttaagaagctggaatcagagaactttttttcttaaaaaaatgactcaaaccgattaatcgattatcaaaatagttgctgattaatttaatagttgacaactaatcaattaattattgcAGCGCCAATTAGGAAACTATTAATGAGAACATTATATGAGTTGACAATATGTGTCTCATTTACGGAGGAAGCAAACTCTCTAATGCAgccttttttctgtctgttgtttCCTTGTAGGTTGGTTACACAAGGATCGATTTTGAAATAATTgttacaataattataataagcgATCACTAACTCCTAAACAAAGTAGTAAAAAGTGTTTTACAGATGATGAAATAAACAGACGGtgctcttttcctcttcctctctcgaCCTCTAAGGGGCGCTGAGCTGTTTGAGGCCAGAGTGAAGAAGCAGGTCGCCGCCAGactggaggaagagaagaaatcTGTGCTGACACTGAAGAAACAGTAAGACACGTTAAACAGTGTAGAGTCAGTATATAGTACATTTACAACATTTCAGCAGTTCTgactgtgaatgaatgaataaatttaCCCAGTTTCAATGACGACCAACAAAATTTCCCCTctcaatgtcacattttatttcatctctggtaaaaaaaaagcaaagagctAACTTGCCTTTCTCGCCCTCTTCCTGTAGGATGGAGAAGATCAAATCTAAACAGAAGGgtggaccagcagcagcaggcaaaCCAGCTCTTCCTGCTGATCAGGAGCAGGTGACACTGGGTAACACGAGTGAATCTATTTCCTGTTTCTACCTTTAACAAACCAGCAAAGCATGAGcagatattttattaaatagaTCTCTTATTAAAGCTCCAATCCTTGTTTGAGCTAAATTCAGACACATAGTTGAAGTTTGTTTTATGATGAAAGATAATTTTGTGTCAACATGGGGTGTTTTATAATGCACTTTTCACTGAGATCTATACTTGTATCAGTGTTTACTTTAAGAAGCTCTTCAATCTTTATCATTAAAAGGGAGAAAATCAAAAGATGGTCAGAACATGGACTCAGTTATGTATCCAGATATGCGATAGGGGCAATCTAAAGCCATTTTGAAGTAtctagttattttatttatttggattattgtttttttttctacacttatttttctatttcgtatattatatatttgtgttccACTTATTCCTATGTTATTTTGTAATGATGCAAAACTGTAATGGGTAATATGATTTTgctgagaataaaaaaaaaaaagttaagttaaaaaaagcaagaaaatcCGCCAATATCTGTGATGACTAAACCGATTGATTTGTGTTTTCCAGACGACGATGAGAAGGCAAAGAAAGATGCCGGAAAATGGTGGAAGCCGTGGGTGTCTAAGCCTGGAGGTGAGCGGCAACATCGCATCGACCTAAACACTGCTCAGTGCTCTCAATGAAGAATGTTCTGCTGTTTCATTTCATCTCCTCAAATTAGTCCTTCCTGTCAGAGAGACGTTTGTAACCCAGGTTAtgtaataaaacagtaaaaacagccTCTGAGCTTCTGTACGGGAGCAGCTCTGGGTCAGATGCCTTATTCAAAACCTCAACAGTATGCATAGTGATGCAGTTTTGCTCTGTTTCATGCAGTGGAAAACAACTGTGGCTACCACCTGTTTGAGAGTGAcagcgaggaggaagaggaggatgttaCGGAGAAGAAAGTAGAtgaaccaccaccaccaaagaAGAAATCTGCTTTCCAGGTGAGAgccagaaaaaacacaaaaactaaTGACGAATAAAAAGAATACATTTAATGTTTTCCATATTCCCAAAGATAGTACGTTAAAAGTGAACACTGACAGATGTGTTGCTATGTTGTAACATCGTCTTTGATATCCTAGTTGGCCCACGACGCCTGGGTCAACAGCTCTAAGTCGGCTCTGAAGGAcctgaagaaggagaagaagaaaataaagaaagaggagaagaagagagcaaagagagagctgcagagacagCAGGGTGAGAGAGCCACATGTGGAGTTTATGTAACAGCGTCTAATCCTCCTCCATTTGAACATTTAGAGACAATTCTGAGACTCAGGTGCTCCGTGTCCATcagattttaatatttctggTGTAAAGGAGGAGATCTGGTATCGTGGTGTTCACCAAACCTGTAAAGGGATGTTCTGTCCTGATGATGGCGTTGGAGGAGAGGTCAGGAGGTCACCAAGATCCTTAGGAGGGGACCATGAATTTGACAGCAATCTGTCCAGCAGTTGTGGAGACAGATGGACCAACTGCTTAAATAATTTAACACTAAAATCGTCTTTCTTCCAGGCATTGATAGAGAGGACTCTAGTGAGGATGAACTGGATGAAAGCAccgtggaggaggaggtagaggagggaaAAGGTAAACAAGCACGAGTCACTGCATTTCACTCACAAACCACTGGATTACAGCAACTTTCTACCATAAGTAAACCTCTGAGTGAAAagaatattttacatttctataCATTCATATTCACTTATGTCGTCTCCTTACAGAAAACATCGTGCATCGCGTCATTAACACCGTGAAGTTCAGCTTTGTGTTCATTAAGTCCCTCCTAGACGACCTGACGGGGGGTCTGAACGCGTTCTGTAAAGAAACGCTGGACATTTCCAAGGTGCTGCGCTTCGAGCGTGCGTTACTCAGCCAACAGCAGAAGAAGGTGAGAGGAACGGATGTAAAGCTGATGATTGTAAACTGTTGACATGTCTGGGTTTTAGCCTCAAAGTGAAGCACAGAAAACTGTTTAATCCTTCATATGGACAAAAACAAATTCAACACCaagtaacatttttatgtgattatgacttttatgtatttttagtgACAAACTGATATCATGTAGAAACTGTGAAAAGTTACAGTGCTGCACACAGTGAGTCTGTTTTCCTGTTTCAATCTGATGAATAACTATAAATAAGTAGTTATTTACAGaatgtaaaaatatgtgaaGTTAAAATGAGATATAAAATCCAACCGTACTTGGGTAATCTTTTATATACAGCTTGTATGTTCAAAAATAGCGATAACATGGTAATTTAACTGTGACAGTTATCCAATGTGTGGATGACAAAAAGCTCTTTCCCTTCCttgaatctattttattttttatttttattttgaacttttttaaatctatctatcttacctctgtttttacaaaaaaagttcaataaaaataattattttttaaaaaacaacacatttaagcATGTAAAATTAGGTGTCTTTTCTATCTGTCTTTCCATATCCAAAATGTGctctatttaaaaaataatttaaatatttcttaCAGCTATTTTTTCTTTGAgcattttattcattaatttaatcGTTCAATTATTAAAGTTGATTATAACACAGGTGTTGTCAGTTACGTTCAGAGTTATGCTTAGAAAAGACCATTTTTCACAGCACACATTTAGACTCGTCAAAGCAGGAAAAtaacaggtgtaactaataacattaatgatgactGCATCACATGTAGGTGAACCAGGCATATACTGTAGCACAAAATACACTTCCCACACTATGTTTTGTGTCGGCTACGCCCTTTACGTCCCTTTTCTCTACAGGGTAAAGAGGTGAGCCAGGAGAGCGTGAAGCAGTTTTATGAAAACTGGTTATCCCGTCAGAACACACTTTTATCTCAAGACGACCCCGATGAcaacctgcctcctcctccctccccgtCCGACGTCCCCTCCTCACGCCACGCCTACGCCAAGCTGAAGAACCAAGCCTCCAAAGTGTCCTGGGGCAGCAGCATCTCCAGGCAGGTTACTGGACTCTGAGTCACTCACATATTTACCTCTCTCATGCTTTCATTCTCATTTTTCCTGCTTCTACTGTATTTACTTCCATATGTGCATCAAGGTTTTAATAGTTTTgacatttcaatttcattttagtttagttttagttaattttcagagtgtgtttgctagttttagtttagttatagTTTTTGAAAAAGGTTTAGTttgagtttttatatatttagttaatttttttttttagggccagctataatgtctcacaagtatgtagctacatatacatacaaaatacatggttggagaactgtttATTATGTTTACGCGCTACTTTAGCAAAGCAATTGCAGGATAGCGCTATCTCCTGAAaggtttctgtggttcaatgtcacgagagttgacggGAATTCATGCCGTCTCCTTTTTTCGTGAGTGATATATTTTAGCAAAAAAAACTTCAATTAATTTACACtcatttatattgtatttttatttttttaaccaggcattaaaggatatagtttttatttagtctcAGGTTATTAatgatatttttcactgcttattttcattttagtttactgTAATAACCCTGGTGTGTATACATATACTGCATGTGTAAAGTTAGAAACTGCCAACATATTAAAGACATGAATGGCATTATTActgtacatactatatacacaGTCTGCCCATCGTTTAGACCCTGTTGACTCAtctgctctctgctgctctccttCAGCTGTATGACAGATGAGACGTTGCTCATGTCCCGGCAGCCGACGCAGGAAGAGCTGGACGATCCCCCCGCTGTGTCGCCTGCTGCTGACCAGCTCAGACGGAGACTCCTGAAAACAGCCAACATCGACCTGACCTCCTTTGAGAATGTTGACCTTTCACCAAggtgagggagaaaaaaaggttCACTTCACACACAGATTTGCTATAAAGTCGTGGAGAGAAATCGAAACTTCCCTCGACTCTTTAAAACTTTGCATAACCATCTCCCCATCTGATTCTTGAAGTTGAAACGTCTTTATCCTTTTCTCAAAAGCTGTGAAGATGGCGCCCCTCAAAAGGAAATCCACGaacaagaagaggaggaggaggaggacatcgAGGGTGAGACAAAGCATGAGCGAGaacaagaagaggaggaggaggaggacattgAGGTTGAGACGAAACGGGAGCGAGaacaagaagaggaggaggaggaggacatcgAGGTAGAGACGGAACAGGAGCGAGaacaagaagaggaggaggaggtggacatCGAGGTTGAGACGAAACGGGAGCGAGaacaagaagaggaggaggaggacatcgAGGTTGAGACGAAACGGGAGAGAGAACAAGAAGAGACAGAGGAAAAGGAACAAAGAGAGGAGTATcgtgaggtggagagagaagagCTGAACGAGGAAGCGCTGCTGAGAGAAGAAGATGAATGCGCCGATTACCCAGAATGCACCTCGTTGCGCTTCAGGGAcagtgatggagagaaaagCCTCGACCTCGCAGAGTCTCCCCGACCTCTGAGTGAGGAAACGAGGAACCTCACTGCCAGCGAGCTGCTGCTAAACAAGTCAGTACACACAAGAAACGTATTAGTTGAAAACAGTTTTAgacattattatgattatttctgtcttttcttctgCAGCATGTTTGAAAATGACGAGATCTTCGAGTCCGATAAGTTTTTCGTGACGCTGCCGAGGCCGCTGAAGCTGCTGTTCGCCCTCTATAACACCATGGTGTCCAAGTCAGAGATGCTGTGCTACTT
This region includes:
- the si:dkey-11f4.7 gene encoding piezo-type mechanosensitive ion channel component 2 isoform X4, which codes for MTGVVRTNSSDPHNLGLHPHISWPDFVNPLVLLLLYYTLVALLHKWVNITEEDTVVDDEEEECESPAESPEAPPSFSRVIYISGDKQELLSSTDDETYLPDEPMILMAGSSWKDVSINDLDSLLGGAGYSNCYAPPQYEGKDSPSHETEGEGEIREKSEEDLKTLTETSPPPSGPSGMVIFGRLVQKHSYVSALIIMMVWSITYNNWLTFALLVWSCIIWMMRDRRRYAMMSAPFLAVYGSVLLVLGFLSGLRLSRAELYPGLPPTVIVDFDLNSYHPAPCVHLGAKVFYCFSFWLMFRQQLKERQEEQSLKEESLDEVKVVPPEESPPSPLVAMLISGVKGTLVKYWILFCCSMFFVVSFSGKVVVYKILYIVLFLFCVVLFQIRYDVWRRVLNIFWAVVVGYSMVVLIAVYMYQFRSVSGLLTQIMGMSEEGLRDVGLERFNTVELFARILLPAAFLLACILQLHYFNSDFLTLTDLDNVPVRQASREEELKSSVNVISETIKENIEKFQKRLVKEQMGSGKSQETLNSVGLQSSSEKGAEELEETPEEETLLSSPEDKWVVIVDRSSMLLIQALSGLQRLQEQSWRLMELHSLKIVSSGIIWVSLQEVSLMNSLFLVLWVFALPFPRLRPAASSISAAWACVMVVCKMFYQLKVIKPLDYSSNCTAGLVPYNSSGLDDGAEMRGNMVELLRRSILYIDPVDPVYWCGALRKCEGRILPCLRNHLMILGLLVFEAIVHRHQLYFRLHNDVRAPPFSIIFHGITRQHLDHGILPCIKYYINFCFYKFGLEISLIVAVNVIGQRMDFYALLHSCALLAVLSRRRRKAIGEVWPKYCCFTAGLMVLQYLLCIGIPPAVCADYPWRTAAQPLTSNVIKWFYMPDFAMRPNPLFIFYDHLLLLCSSLQWQVFEEENRAAVRLLAGDNVEISRSLDPCSFNKFIPVDNFLHCRCYLDMVKVFVFSYFFWLVLCLIFITGTTRINIFCLGYLVACFYFMLFGGSVLMQPVRYILRLWDWLIGYTCFVIAMKNLLSLGSCAYLESLLKNCCWLIQAFSMFCTIKGYDVPAPDAECELPEGEAGIVWDAICFTVLLAQRRVFLSYYFLYVVSDLKSSKILASRGAELFEARVKKQVAARLEEEKKSVLTLKKQMEKIKSKQKGGPAAAGKPALPADQEQVTLDDDEKAKKDAGKWWKPWVSKPGVENNCGYHLFESDSEEEEEDVTEKKVDEPPPPKKKSAFQLAHDAWVNSSKSALKDLKKEKKKIKKEEKKRAKRELQRQQGIDREDSSEDELDESTVEEEVEEGKENIVHRVINTVKFSFVFIKSLLDDLTGGLNAFCKETLDISKVLRFERALLSQQQKKGKEVSQESVKQFYENWLSRQNTLLSQDDPDDNLPPPPSPSDVPSSRHAYAKLKNQASKVSWGSSISSCMTDETLLMSRQPTQEELDDPPAVSPAADQLRRRLLKTANIDLTSFENVDLSPSCEDGAPQKEIHEQEEEEEEDIEGETKHEREQEEEEEEDIEVETKREREQEEEEEEDIEVETEQEREQEEEEEVDIEVETKREREQEEEEEDIEVETKREREQEETEEKEQREEYREVEREELNEEALLREEDECADYPECTSLRFRDSDGEKSLDLAESPRPLSEETRNLTASELLLNNMFENDEIFESDKFFVTLPRPLKLLFALYNTMVSKSEMLCYFVIILNHIVTASFLSLILPILIFLWAMLSVPRPSKRFWMTAIIYTELTVVVKYFFQFGFFPWTTSAYRGMNAERPFALPNIIGVEKKDGYVLFDLIQLLALFFHRSILKCHGLWDNKEVEMPDFFKKMKKKVDKKKMSGGDRTGRKDKTQRRLKFLPLQASTTSMFWRRKKGDSLESDEVKPKKQHSRKRSRQQNKAPLTRKQRIRQLIKERMLQTKAAVIEVGLHIYLPIRQFFYDIIHPDYSPVCDVYALMFLIDVVNFIVTIYGYSAFGKYSAGVDITESLSEDQVPEAFLVMLLMQFGTMIVDRALYLKKSLMGKCVFQVVLVFGIHFWMFFILPGVTERRFNRNGIAQLWYFVKCIYFGLSAYQIKCGYPNRILGNFLTKNYNYLNLFLFQGFRLVPFLTELRAVMDWVWTDTTLSLSSWICVEDIYANIFILKCWRESEKKYPHTPGQKKKKVVKYGMGGFIIFALISIIWFPLLFMSLVQSAAGVTNQPVDVSIQLSIAGYEPLFTMSAQEQNLVPYTNAGFDKLTKVYATNPYFNVDVRRRGRSMLIYREVSVLEPPGGQMVQMHSSPLCSSS